In the Piscinibacter sp. XHJ-5 genome, one interval contains:
- a CDS encoding alpha/beta hydrolase, protein MKPARVLIVPGLHGSGPAHWQTWLQAHWRNAVRVQQDDWSDPDLLRWSRRIGEAAARDPDTPWIAVAHSFGCLALAHHLAQRPRRDEGGIAGALFVAPAAPARFGLGEVVPQRRLGVPATLLSSDTDPWMPAADAAAWAARWGARCINLGDVGHINVDAGFGPLPRALQITQSLIRRVERARRPQRAGILEFSFAV, encoded by the coding sequence GTGAAGCCCGCCCGCGTGCTGATCGTCCCGGGCCTGCACGGCAGCGGCCCGGCGCACTGGCAGACCTGGCTGCAGGCGCACTGGCGCAACGCGGTGCGCGTGCAGCAGGACGACTGGTCCGACCCCGACCTGCTGCGCTGGTCGCGACGCATCGGCGAGGCGGCGGCCCGTGATCCGGACACGCCGTGGATCGCCGTCGCGCACAGCTTCGGCTGCCTGGCGCTGGCACACCACCTGGCGCAGCGCCCGCGGCGCGACGAAGGCGGGATTGCCGGTGCCTTGTTCGTCGCGCCGGCCGCGCCGGCGCGCTTCGGTCTCGGCGAGGTCGTGCCGCAGCGCCGGCTGGGCGTGCCTGCCACGCTGCTGTCCAGCGACACCGACCCCTGGATGCCGGCAGCCGACGCCGCCGCGTGGGCCGCCCGCTGGGGCGCACGCTGCATCAACCTCGGCGACGTGGGCCACATCAACGTCGATGCCGGCTTCGGGCCGCTGCCGCGCGCGCTGCAGATCACGCAATCGCTGATCCGGAGGGTCGAGCGCGCACGCCGTCCACAGAGAGCCGGCATTCTGGAGTTCTCCTTCGCGGTGTGA
- a CDS encoding molybdopterin-binding protein codes for MSTITAINVRNQFRGRVKEIIEGPVVSEIDVETPAGLIVTSVITTRSVKELGLAVGKPVIALVKSTEVSIATL; via the coding sequence ATGAGCACCATCACCGCCATCAACGTCCGCAACCAGTTCCGCGGCCGCGTCAAGGAGATCATCGAAGGACCGGTGGTCTCCGAGATCGACGTCGAGACGCCCGCGGGCCTCATCGTCACCTCGGTCATCACCACGCGGTCGGTGAAGGAGCTCGGACTTGCCGTCGGCAAGCCGGTGATCGCGCTGGTCAAGTCGACCGAAGTGTCGATCGCGACCCTGTGA
- a CDS encoding M1 family metallopeptidase: protein MRRRLAVALVAAFALAAAAAASAQARFQFDTTPGRLSKQVVPSHYTLTLHLDPARDRFEGRVAIALRVREPMAAIELHAHELAAGRARLVSAAAPRELAITPQPAAQMWRLAPQDGQVITAGEYRLEIDYSGKVRAYGDGLYRAPHGPQGRQLMLATQLEAIYARTVFPAFDEPAFRAAFDIRVRAPGGFEVVSNMPRASRRLEGGSAVHRFKTTPPMPTYLVSVAVGRFDVLTGRAAGVPLRLLTAPGRRPQARYAMQASKELLPYYSAYFGVPFALPKLDQLAVPSTRWGAMEDWGLISYAEDMLLFDPKSSSPDTQRDVYATVAHEIAHQWFGNLVTAASWEEIWLNEAFATWMQDKAMDRFNPAWEVPLQRRVPVDQAMAQDAGAATRPIRSGPVSETAVWDVFDGITYAKGGAVLGMLEQWIGPDVFQRGLASYMKERRLSNATAGDLWHHMAQASGRDVLAVTSSWTDQSGFPRVQVSTACEAGRTRVTLAQSRFSTSSAPLPAQRWHIPVRLLQGRHSSTVLLSQPQAAVELGGCDDGPVLANAGGIGFYRVAYEPAQLDTLTARFAALAPVDRVTLLSDTFALLQAGEVAMPPYLRLLSALPQVQGAGRTALWQVAGAQLELLDRVFAGTAAQPALHAYARSLLAPQLARLGWEPRADDDAQTLQLRAGLITLLARFDDPAVVTEAVRRFDRDEAGRGALPASIRAAVIGAVGRHADRVHFDRLLARLGRTEAEEDRQLFARSLAAGRDAARADELLAACLKGSAAPGNVASAVPGYMALESPFGELAYRWSVAHWARWAALAGTTSRTALLPRAAAGFNDEAQAARLVEDQRRAMGPDGDVQAAREAEDIRLRAAVKARYATGFRPE from the coding sequence ATGCGGCGGCGCCTTGCCGTGGCGCTGGTTGCCGCTTTCGCGCTCGCCGCGGCAGCGGCGGCGTCGGCGCAGGCGCGATTCCAGTTCGACACCACCCCGGGGCGGCTCTCCAAGCAGGTCGTCCCGTCACACTACACGCTGACGCTCCACCTCGACCCGGCGCGCGACCGGTTCGAGGGCCGCGTCGCGATCGCGCTGCGCGTGCGCGAGCCGATGGCCGCGATCGAGCTTCACGCGCACGAACTCGCCGCGGGCAGGGCGCGCCTCGTGTCGGCGGCGGCCCCGCGCGAGCTCGCCATCACGCCCCAGCCGGCTGCGCAGATGTGGCGCCTGGCGCCGCAAGACGGGCAGGTCATCACGGCGGGCGAGTACCGGCTCGAGATCGACTATTCCGGCAAGGTGCGCGCGTATGGCGACGGCCTGTACCGCGCGCCGCACGGCCCTCAGGGCAGGCAGCTCATGCTGGCCACCCAGCTCGAGGCGATCTATGCGCGCACCGTGTTCCCGGCCTTCGACGAGCCGGCGTTCCGGGCGGCCTTCGACATCCGGGTGCGCGCGCCGGGCGGCTTCGAGGTGGTCTCCAACATGCCGCGGGCCAGCCGCCGCCTGGAAGGAGGCAGCGCGGTGCATCGCTTCAAGACCACCCCGCCGATGCCCACCTACCTGGTGAGCGTGGCGGTCGGCCGCTTCGACGTGCTGACCGGCCGGGCTGCCGGCGTGCCGCTGCGTTTGCTGACCGCCCCGGGGCGGCGCCCGCAGGCGCGGTACGCGATGCAGGCATCGAAGGAGCTGCTGCCCTACTACAGCGCGTACTTCGGCGTGCCGTTCGCGCTGCCCAAGCTCGACCAGCTCGCCGTGCCGAGCACGCGCTGGGGCGCGATGGAGGACTGGGGGCTCATTTCCTATGCCGAGGACATGCTGCTGTTCGATCCGAAGAGCAGCAGCCCGGACACGCAGCGCGACGTCTATGCGACCGTGGCGCACGAGATCGCCCACCAGTGGTTCGGCAACCTCGTCACCGCCGCATCGTGGGAGGAGATCTGGCTCAACGAGGCCTTCGCCACCTGGATGCAGGACAAGGCGATGGACCGCTTCAATCCGGCCTGGGAGGTGCCGCTGCAGCGGCGCGTGCCGGTCGATCAGGCGATGGCGCAGGACGCCGGCGCGGCGACCCGCCCGATCCGCTCGGGGCCGGTCAGCGAGACGGCGGTGTGGGACGTCTTCGACGGCATCACCTACGCCAAGGGCGGCGCGGTGCTGGGGATGCTGGAGCAATGGATCGGACCCGACGTGTTCCAGCGCGGGCTCGCGTCGTACATGAAGGAGCGCCGGCTCTCCAATGCGACCGCCGGCGACCTGTGGCACCACATGGCGCAGGCGTCGGGGCGTGACGTGCTCGCCGTGACTTCCAGCTGGACCGACCAGTCCGGCTTTCCGCGGGTGCAGGTGAGCACGGCCTGCGAGGCCGGGCGCACGCGCGTCACGCTGGCGCAATCGCGCTTCAGCACGTCGTCCGCGCCGCTGCCGGCGCAGCGCTGGCATATCCCGGTGCGTCTGCTGCAGGGGCGCCATTCGAGCACCGTGCTGCTGTCGCAGCCGCAGGCGGCCGTGGAGCTGGGCGGCTGCGACGACGGGCCGGTCCTCGCCAACGCCGGCGGGATCGGCTTCTACCGCGTCGCCTACGAGCCGGCGCAGCTCGATACGCTGACGGCGCGCTTCGCTGCGCTGGCGCCGGTCGACCGCGTCACGCTGCTCAGCGACACCTTCGCGCTGCTGCAGGCGGGCGAGGTCGCGATGCCGCCCTACCTGCGGCTGCTCTCGGCATTGCCGCAGGTGCAGGGGGCCGGCCGCACGGCGCTGTGGCAGGTCGCCGGCGCGCAGCTCGAGCTTCTCGACCGCGTCTTTGCCGGCACGGCGGCGCAACCCGCCTTGCACGCCTACGCCCGCTCGCTGCTCGCGCCGCAGCTGGCGCGGCTCGGGTGGGAGCCGCGGGCCGACGATGACGCGCAGACCCTCCAGTTGCGCGCGGGGCTGATCACCCTTCTCGCGCGTTTCGACGATCCGGCGGTGGTCACCGAGGCCGTGCGCCGCTTCGACCGCGACGAGGCGGGCCGCGGCGCGCTGCCGGCTTCCATCCGGGCCGCGGTGATCGGCGCCGTCGGCCGCCATGCCGACCGCGTCCATTTCGACCGGCTGCTGGCGCGGCTCGGGCGGACCGAAGCGGAAGAGGACCGGCAGCTGTTCGCGCGCTCGCTGGCGGCAGGTCGCGACGCGGCGCGTGCCGACGAGCTGCTCGCCGCCTGCCTGAAGGGCTCGGCGGCGCCGGGCAACGTGGCCTCCGCCGTGCCGGGCTACATGGCGCTGGAGTCGCCGTTCGGCGAGCTGGCGTACCGTTGGTCGGTGGCCCATTGGGCGCGCTGGGCCGCGCTGGCCGGCACGACGAGCCGCACCGCGCTGCTGCCCAGGGCCGCGGCCGGCTTCAACGACGAGGCGCAGGCCGCACGCCTGGTCGAGGACCAGCGGCGGGCGATGGGACCGGACGGCGATGTGCAGGCCGCGCGCGAAGCGGAGGACATCCGCTTGCGCGCGGCGGTGAAGGCGCGGTACGCGACCGGGTTTCGGCCGGAGTGA
- a CDS encoding class I SAM-dependent methyltransferase: protein MAHDSLLERPYACPLTHLPLHGEGDALRGAPGGPSYPLQGGIPQFLRFGSAESDVGRRKLARLNELARRDGWEAALRSVYRGEPGMVDYVTQPERASFIDLLPITPASDVLEIGPGLGQFTPLLARRARSVSALEVVSGQAEFVAQRCAQQGYANVRVAAGGDDCRLPYPDASFDVVVLNLVFEWCASRCPEEREVDVQRRLLAEMARVLRPGGSLYLSTKNRFAIRYLIGKADEHSHSMRFGSALPRSLWRWLLRRRGHARPGGMLHSHRALAALLREAGFARLTSYWAAPEMRFPKDYVPTDAASVRAARRRPDFVQGEGRGVRLLMQCVPAPLVKHLTPGLAFLATKVV, encoded by the coding sequence ATGGCCCATGACTCCCTGCTCGAACGGCCCTATGCCTGCCCGCTGACGCACCTGCCGCTGCACGGCGAGGGCGATGCGCTGCGCGGCGCGCCGGGCGGTCCCAGCTACCCGCTGCAAGGCGGCATCCCGCAGTTCCTGCGCTTCGGCTCGGCCGAGAGCGACGTCGGGCGCCGCAAGCTCGCGCGGCTCAACGAGCTTGCTCGCCGCGACGGCTGGGAGGCTGCCTTGCGCAGCGTGTACCGCGGCGAACCCGGCATGGTCGACTACGTGACGCAGCCGGAGCGAGCGTCGTTCATCGACCTGCTGCCGATCACGCCGGCGAGCGACGTGCTGGAGATCGGCCCTGGCCTGGGACAGTTCACGCCGCTGCTGGCGCGGCGCGCCCGTTCGGTGTCCGCGCTCGAGGTGGTCTCGGGCCAGGCGGAGTTCGTGGCCCAGCGCTGCGCTCAGCAGGGCTACGCCAACGTGCGGGTCGCCGCCGGCGGCGACGACTGCCGCCTGCCGTACCCCGATGCCAGCTTCGACGTGGTGGTCCTGAACCTGGTGTTCGAATGGTGCGCATCGCGCTGCCCCGAGGAGCGCGAGGTCGACGTGCAACGCCGGCTGCTCGCCGAGATGGCGCGCGTGCTGCGGCCGGGCGGGTCGCTGTACCTGTCGACCAAGAACCGCTTCGCCATCCGGTACCTGATCGGCAAAGCCGACGAGCACTCGCACAGCATGCGCTTCGGCAGCGCGCTGCCTCGTTCGCTGTGGCGCTGGCTGCTGCGCCGGCGCGGCCATGCGCGGCCGGGCGGGATGCTTCATTCGCACCGGGCACTGGCGGCGCTGCTGCGCGAGGCCGGCTTCGCGCGGCTCACGTCGTACTGGGCCGCCCCCGAGATGCGCTTCCCGAAGGACTACGTGCCCACCGATGCCGCGTCCGTGCGCGCCGCGCGGCGTCGTCCCGACTTCGTGCAGGGCGAAGGGCGCGGCGTGCGGCTGCTGATGCAGTGCGTGCCCGCGCCGCTCGTCAAGCATCTCACGCCGGGCTTGGCCTTCCTGGCGACGAAAGTGGTCTAG
- a CDS encoding dienelactone hydrolase family protein yields MSSRSQPYAPAADPLPTNAIRTDIHGLDAGEVQVPTPTGTIPAYRSVPERRGHHPIMLVVQEIFGVHEHIRDVTRRLAKLGYFAIAPELYFRQGDPRTYDSIDELRDKLVSKVPDEQVLADLDATFEWARQHGGDGSRLGITGFCWGGRITWLYAAHQPKVKAAVAWYGRLAGPKHGLQPRHPLDVAGQLKAPVLGLYGGQDPGIPLEQVEQMRAALREANSASQVLVYPDAGHAFYADYRPSYRAEAAEDGWQRMQAWFRQHGVQP; encoded by the coding sequence ATGAGCTCTCGTTCACAACCCTACGCCCCCGCCGCCGATCCCTTGCCCACGAACGCCATCCGCACCGACATCCACGGCCTCGACGCCGGCGAGGTGCAGGTGCCGACGCCGACCGGGACGATCCCGGCCTATCGCTCGGTGCCCGAGCGGCGCGGCCACCATCCGATCATGCTCGTCGTGCAGGAGATCTTCGGCGTGCACGAGCACATCCGCGACGTGACGCGCCGGCTGGCCAAGCTGGGCTACTTCGCGATCGCCCCCGAGCTGTATTTCCGCCAGGGCGATCCGCGAACGTACGACAGCATCGACGAGCTGCGCGACAAACTCGTCTCCAAGGTCCCCGACGAGCAGGTGCTGGCCGACCTCGACGCCACCTTCGAATGGGCCCGCCAGCACGGTGGGGACGGCTCGCGCCTGGGCATCACGGGCTTCTGCTGGGGAGGCCGCATCACCTGGCTCTATGCCGCGCACCAGCCCAAGGTGAAGGCCGCCGTCGCCTGGTACGGCCGGCTCGCCGGCCCCAAGCACGGGCTGCAGCCGCGCCACCCGCTCGATGTCGCCGGCCAGCTCAAGGCGCCGGTGCTCGGCCTGTACGGCGGACAGGACCCCGGCATCCCGCTCGAGCAGGTGGAGCAGATGCGCGCGGCGCTGCGCGAGGCGAACAGCGCGTCGCAGGTGCTGGTGTATCCGGACGCCGGCCACGCCTTCTATGCCGACTACCGGCCGAGCTATCGCGCCGAGGCGGCGGAGGACGGCTGGCAGCGCATGCAGGCCTGGTTCAGGCAGCACGGCGTGCAGCCGTAG
- a CDS encoding Spy/CpxP family protein refolding chaperone: protein MKPWLKRTFVGLFGASALLGGVAACSHSHYGHGGWQSMGPQDAAKFKARAADKVADKLDLDAAQKAKLTALLDRLHEQRTALHGTTDPRADVQSLMKDATFDRWHAQDLVNAKLNALREKSPQVIAALGDFYDSLRPEQQQRVREFLQRSHRWGHHG from the coding sequence ATGAAACCCTGGCTCAAGCGCACCTTCGTCGGCCTTTTCGGCGCCTCCGCGCTGCTGGGCGGCGTGGCCGCCTGCTCGCATTCGCACTACGGCCACGGCGGCTGGCAATCGATGGGGCCGCAGGACGCCGCGAAATTCAAGGCGCGAGCGGCCGACAAGGTGGCCGACAAGCTCGACCTCGATGCCGCGCAGAAGGCCAAGCTGACGGCGCTGCTGGACCGCCTGCACGAGCAGCGCACCGCGCTGCACGGGACGACCGACCCGCGGGCCGATGTGCAATCGCTGATGAAGGACGCCACGTTCGACCGCTGGCATGCGCAGGATCTCGTCAACGCCAAGCTGAATGCGCTGCGCGAGAAGAGCCCGCAGGTGATCGCCGCGCTCGGCGACTTCTACGACAGTCTCAGGCCCGAGCAGCAGCAGAGGGTTCGCGAATTCCTGCAGCGCAGCCACCGCTGGGGTCACCACGGCTGA
- a CDS encoding response regulator transcription factor: MRRILLIDDDERLAAPLAAYFKRVEFELDAALRPSEGLAMLRRGHYDAAILDVMLPEMDGFALCRAIRRESDIPIVMLTARGEVMDRVVGLEIGADDYLPKPFEPRELLARLTTILRRSRAADHAAGARRLVFDGLDIDLDRREVRREGALLDLTGTEYELLILLAREPAKVFTREQILERLRGQSAEDLYTRAVDILVSRLRKKLEPLDCIKTLRNVGYAFTGGRA; the protein is encoded by the coding sequence ATGCGCCGCATCCTGCTGATCGACGACGACGAGCGCCTGGCCGCGCCGCTGGCCGCCTATTTCAAGCGCGTCGAGTTCGAGCTCGACGCTGCGCTGCGCCCCAGCGAAGGTCTGGCGATGCTGCGCCGGGGACACTACGACGCCGCCATCCTCGACGTGATGCTGCCCGAGATGGACGGCTTCGCGCTGTGCCGCGCGATCCGGCGCGAGAGCGACATCCCCATCGTCATGCTGACCGCGCGCGGCGAGGTGATGGATCGCGTCGTCGGCCTGGAGATCGGCGCCGACGACTACCTGCCCAAGCCCTTCGAGCCGCGCGAGCTGCTGGCGCGGCTGACGACGATCCTGCGCCGCTCTCGTGCCGCCGACCACGCCGCGGGCGCGCGCCGGCTGGTGTTCGACGGCCTGGACATCGACCTCGACCGGCGCGAGGTGCGGCGAGAGGGGGCGCTGCTCGATCTCACCGGCACCGAATACGAGCTGCTCATCCTCCTCGCGCGCGAGCCGGCGAAGGTGTTCACGCGCGAGCAGATCCTCGAGCGCCTGCGCGGCCAGTCGGCCGAAGACCTCTACACGCGCGCCGTGGACATCCTGGTGAGCCGGCTGCGCAAGAAGCTGGAGCCGCTGGACTGCATCAAGACGCTGCGCAACGTCGGCTATGCATTCACCGGAGGCCGCGCGTGA